GATCCCCGGGAGGCGGATCTGACCCCCGTGGGTGTGGCCGCACAGGTAAAGGTCGATCCCCAGAGCGCTGGCCTCCGGGAAAAGATCCGGGGAGTGATAGAGCAGGATGGTTACGGCCTGAGGGGGAACCTGGCGCATCAGCTCCCGCAGGCGCCGGCCGTCCTCCTCCGGGTCGTGGGTGCAGGTGAGGCCGATCAGGCAGATCTCGGGGCCCGCATGGGCCAGCTGGCCGAACCGGGCGATCTGATCATCCAGCCAGGTGATGTGGGTGAAGCCGAACAGGATCCGCCGCACAACCTCCGGCGGGTCCACCAGCGGCGTGCCCGTCACCAGGTAAACCCCTAGCGGGGCCTGCAGGGCCTCCAGGAAGCGGCTGCACTGCGCCTGGGCGATGGGATCGCGGACGTAGCTCAGGTTGAGGAGATCCCCCGTGAAGACGATGAGATCGGGATCCAGCTGCTCCGCCCAGCGAAGCACCTCCTGCTCCCGCCGCGTCAGGCGCTCCAGGTGGAGATCAGTGAGGTGAAGGATACGCAGCGGGGGCATCCCCCGGAGCTTGGGGGAAGCGATGACCAGCTCCGTCAGGGTGAGGCGGAAGGGCTCCCGATACAAGGCGTTCAGCAGGTTGCCGGTGAAGGCCAGGTGGCCGATGAGGGCCAGGCTGGCCGCCCAGGGGGAAGGGTGCAACGGGAGCGGGCTCAGGCTCAGGAAGAGACGGAACAGGCTGAAGGCCAGGAAGGGCGGCTTGGGAGGGCCGAAGGAATAGCCCCGGCGGGGGAGGCTGATCAGCATCGCCGCGTCGCCGGCGGCGAAGGTCAGGAAGAGCCCGGCGGCTACCGCGCCGGCCATCCGGGAGCGATAGACCTCCTCCCACGCCAGCCCCACCCCGCCGCTTAGGGCCAGCGTCCAGAGGCCCACGAGGCCCCACGGCAGGCGCTCCAGTCGGTCCAGGAAAACCATGAATCGATGAAAGGGGCTCTCCTCCGTCCCGGGACGGAACCGGCGGCGCCGGACCGGGACCGGGGCGGTCTCGCGGATCGGCGCGGGGGAAGGGGTTCCCTTAGGGGTTTCGGATCCAGACCCCAAAGCGTCCTGTCCTTCCGTGTTCCGCACGGTGGGAGAACCAAAGCCCGGTGTGGCACGCGGTGCAGATCCCGGCGGTGATCACGGCGGGCACGCCCAGGCGTCGCAGATGAAGGCGGACCGCCTCCGGAAGATCCAGGTGCCAGGCGCCGTTCCGGCGGCGCAACAGGAGGGCAGGGCCCAACCGGGGGCCCAGGGCCTCGATGACCTCCGGGCCGACAGCGTAGCAGCAGCCCCCGATGCCGGGACCCAGGGCGGCGTGGAGGGCCGAGGGTCCGCGACCCAGATGCCGCTCGAAGGCCTCCAGGGCGGACTCCAGGATGCCGGCCGCGAGGCCTCGCCAGCCCACATGCACCAGGCCCACCGCCGGGAGATCTGGATCGGCGAGCAGAACCGGGATGCAATCGGCGAACCGCATGAACAGGGCGAGCCCCCGCTCCGCCGTGATCAACCCGTCCACGCCTTTGAGGGCCGCTCCACCATGCCGGGCGTCCACAACGAGGACCCGGTTTCCGTGGACCAGCCAGGCGGTGACGGTCTCTTCGGGGCGCAGGCCGGCCGCGGCGAAGGCCCGTCTGAGGTTCTCCGCCACGGCGGCGGGATCATCGCCCACCGAGTGGCTGAGGTTTAGGGAAGCGAAAGGCGGCGCGCTGACCCCGCCCCGGCGCGTCAGAAAGCCGTGAGGGATCTCCCCCCACGGGGGATCCGCGAACCGATAGAAAAGGATCGATCCGTTGCGGATCGCTTCCCAGCGTGTCATGGGGAAACTTCCAGCAGGACCTTCAGCACCCCCTTGCGGGCGGCGTGCTCGAAGGCCTTGTCGGCCTCCTGCAGGGGGTAACGGGCGTGGATCAACGGCTGGACGTCCACCAGCCCCTGGCCCAGGAGGCGGAGGGCCGGCTCGAAAGGCCCGCAGCGGGATCCGATCACCGCCACCTCGTCCACGGCAACCATGGTGAGGTTGGTTTCGACGGTGCCGTGATAGGTGCTCTTCAGCACCAGAGTTCCCCGGGGGCGCACCCAGCGGCGGGCCAGATGAAAGCCTTCGGGGGAGCCGGTGCATTCCACCACCACATCGGCGGAGAGCTCGTCTACGTCCTCCACGTGGGCCACCGGGATCCCGCGTCGGGCCAGCAGGGCCAGCTTGTTCGGGTTCCGGCCCACGACGAGCAGGTCGCAACCGGTGAGCTGCAGGACCTGGGCGACGAGGTTGCCCAGCTTGCCGTCGCCCAGCACCACCACCCGATCCGTGGGGTGGATGTGGATCTGCTCGGGGATCTCCAGGGCGGCGGCCAGGGGCTCGACGAACACGGCCGCTTCATCCGGGATCTCAGGGGGCACCTCGTGCAGGTTCACCACCGGCAGGAGGAGATACTCCGCGAAGGCCCCATCCCGCCCGGAGATGCCCAGGGTCGTCCGGTTCGGGCAGTGGGTGGGCCGTCCGGCGCGGCACGTAGGGCAGACGCCGCAGGCGGCGTTGATCTCACCCACCACCCGCTTCCCCACCCACTCGGGATGATCCGGGGCCTCTTCGACGACGCCGACGAACTCATGGCCGGGCACGCCGCGGAAGTTCAGGTAACCTCGCATCAGCTCCAGGTCGGTGTTGCAGATGCCGGCCAGCTTTACCCGGATCCGCGCCTCCCCGGACGGCGGGGAAGGGGTGGGATAGTCTCGCCGGATCTCCAGGCCACGGTTCAGGTAGACGGCCCACATGAACGCTCCTCCCGCTCAGGGAGATGGCCCCGAGGCGTCCGCCACCGGAAACCGCCTTCGGGCTTCTGAGTTTTCCCTTATTTTAATCGAAGCGGACGCCTGCCGCTTTTCCTCGCTCTCTGCTCTATTGGGAGCCTTCGTGCTTCCCATCCGCGGATGGCTCCCTCGCTCCCTCCTCGACGTCGGGCGCGCCCCGAGCGGCCCCGCATATCCCAGAT
This DNA window, taken from Thermoflexus hugenholtzii JAD2, encodes the following:
- a CDS encoding metallophosphoesterase produces the protein MGSGSETPKGTPSPAPIRETAPVPVRRRRFRPGTEESPFHRFMVFLDRLERLPWGLVGLWTLALSGGVGLAWEEVYRSRMAGAVAAGLFLTFAAGDAAMLISLPRRGYSFGPPKPPFLAFSLFRLFLSLSPLPLHPSPWAASLALIGHLAFTGNLLNALYREPFRLTLTELVIASPKLRGMPPLRILHLTDLHLERLTRREQEVLRWAEQLDPDLIVFTGDLLNLSYVRDPIAQAQCSRFLEALQAPLGVYLVTGTPLVDPPEVVRRILFGFTHITWLDDQIARFGQLAHAGPEICLIGLTCTHDPEEDGRRLRELMRQVPPQAVTILLYHSPDLFPEASALGIDLYLCGHTHGGQIRLPGIGALVTASIYGKRYEMGLYRRGETTMYVSRGLGMEGLGMPRMRLMCPPELVLIHLQGEEA
- a CDS encoding MDR/zinc-dependent alcohol dehydrogenase-like family protein, with translation MWAVYLNRGLEIRRDYPTPSPPSGEARIRVKLAGICNTDLELMRGYLNFRGVPGHEFVGVVEEAPDHPEWVGKRVVGEINAACGVCPTCRAGRPTHCPNRTTLGISGRDGAFAEYLLLPVVNLHEVPPEIPDEAAVFVEPLAAALEIPEQIHIHPTDRVVVLGDGKLGNLVAQVLQLTGCDLLVVGRNPNKLALLARRGIPVAHVEDVDELSADVVVECTGSPEGFHLARRWVRPRGTLVLKSTYHGTVETNLTMVAVDEVAVIGSRCGPFEPALRLLGQGLVDVQPLIHARYPLQEADKAFEHAARKGVLKVLLEVSP
- the pgeF gene encoding peptidoglycan editing factor PgeF; the encoded protein is MTRWEAIRNGSILFYRFADPPWGEIPHGFLTRRGGVSAPPFASLNLSHSVGDDPAAVAENLRRAFAAAGLRPEETVTAWLVHGNRVLVVDARHGGAALKGVDGLITAERGLALFMRFADCIPVLLADPDLPAVGLVHVGWRGLAAGILESALEAFERHLGRGPSALHAALGPGIGGCCYAVGPEVIEALGPRLGPALLLRRRNGAWHLDLPEAVRLHLRRLGVPAVITAGICTACHTGLWFSHRAEHGRTGRFGVWIRNP